A single Triticum dicoccoides isolate Atlit2015 ecotype Zavitan chromosome 2A, WEW_v2.0, whole genome shotgun sequence DNA region contains:
- the LOC119351907 gene encoding vacuolar iron transporter homolog 5-like: MAVNNAKLAAVVDAENPAVMCGYVDNSESSIDFAGRANWLRAAVLGANDGLVSTASLMLGVSAVKPDARAMVVSGFAGLLAGACSMVIGEYVSVCSQRDVEIVELDQAGKRGGDEEKALPCPAQAAAASALAFSVGALLPLLAAGFIVGYNLRVAVVVVVATLALAAFGCVGAVLGRAPVARSCARVVVGGLAAMSVTFGFMRLFRASGV, from the coding sequence ATGGCCGTGAACAACGCCAAGCTGGCCGCCGTGGTCGACGCCGAGAACCCGGCCGTGATGTGCGGCTACGTCGACAACTCCGAGTCGTCCATCGACTTTGCCGGGCGCGCCAACTGGCTGCGCGCGGCGGTGCTGGGCGCCAACGACGGGCTTGTCTCCACGGCCTCCCTCATGCTCGGCGTCAGCGCCGTCAAGCCCGACGCGCGGGCAATGGTCGTGTCCGGGTTCGCGGGACTACTGGCCGGGGCCTGCAGCATGGTCATCGGAGAGTACGTGTCCGTCTGCTCCCAGCGCGACGTGGAGATCGTGGAGCTGGACCAGGCCGGCAAGCGTGGCGGCGACGAGGAGAAGGCACTGCCATGCCCGGCACAGGCCGCCGCGGCCTCAGCGCTGGCTTTCTCCGTCGGGGCGCTCCTACCGCTGCTGGCCGCCGGGTTCATCGTGGGCTACAACCTGCGGGTGGCGGTGGTGGTCGTCGTGGCGACGTTGGCGCTGGCCGCGTTCGGATGCGTGGGCGCCGTGCTGGGGCGGGCCCCCGTGGCGAGGTCGTGCGCGCGGGTGGTGGTTGGCGGACTGGCCGCCATGTCCGTCACCTTTGGGTTCATGAGGCTCTTCCGAGCCAGCGGCGTATGA